A stretch of the uncultured Cohaesibacter sp. genome encodes the following:
- a CDS encoding FGGY family carbohydrate kinase — protein MRFFLTGTVGTDLTEASISFTNPSSQDYDLDILGLYGLESQSDALPKIALPDQIIGHVTAQATSLTGLAEGTPVVAGLYDVTASALGSGGYGEGTVAIVAGTYSINETVSRQPKIDPRWLCRNGLRRGEWQYGYIARFCGQL, from the coding sequence CTGCGCTTTTTCCTCACCGGCACGGTTGGGACCGATCTAACCGAAGCCAGCATCTCTTTCACCAATCCCTCAAGTCAGGATTATGACCTGGATATCCTTGGTCTTTACGGGCTGGAAAGCCAGTCTGATGCACTGCCTAAAATCGCACTTCCCGACCAGATCATTGGTCATGTAACGGCCCAAGCCACATCCTTGACTGGCCTTGCCGAGGGAACGCCCGTCGTGGCTGGCTTGTATGATGTCACCGCGTCCGCCCTTGGCTCCGGCGGCTATGGCGAAGGGACGGTGGCAATCGTTGCCGGTACTTATTCCATCAACGAGACCGTATCCAGACAGCCCAAGATCGATCCACGCTGGCTCTGCCGCAATGGGTTGAGGCGAGGGGAGTGGCAATATGGTTATATCGCCCGCTTCTGCGGCCAATTATGA